The Halarchaeum grantii nucleotide sequence GAGGACCCCGTCGTGAAGGCCGGCCTCTCGACGACCACGAACGACTCCGGGCAGACGACGGCGACGCTGACGAACTACGGAAACGTGAACTTCACCGACGTCACCATCGAGACGCTCGCGGACGGTGACGTCCTCGACAGCCAGTACACCTTCGACGTCGACCCCGCCGAGAGCCGGAGCGTCGCCTTCGACACCGAGGACTACGACGCCGACACCGTCACGTTCCGCGCGAGCTACACCGCGAACGGCGAGACGCACGAGACCACGCGCACCGTCGCCCTCGAACACGAGGTCACCGGGCGGATCCGGCTGACCGGCGTCGAGGCGACGCAGAGCGGGTCGACCGTCACGCTCGACGGCGACGCCGCGAACATCGGCGGGACGGACGTCGACTCCCTCCTCGTCAGCGTGCAGGACTCGGGGAGCGTCGCGCCGTCCGGCGGCGCCGGCGAGTACTTCGTCGGCTCCGTGGACGCGAGCGAGTTCGCGACCTTCGAGCTCGACGCCTCGGTTAGCGGGGACGTCACGTCGATTCCCGTCGAACTCACCTACCTCGTCGACGGCGAGCGCGTGACGACGACACAAAGCATCAGCGTCGCCTCGACCGGCGGCGCGTCGACGAACCAGTCCGCCGGTGCGTCGGGTGCGCCGAGCGGGATGAGCGGCCCGCCGGCGTCGAGCGGAAGCGGCGGCATCGCCGCCACGCTCACCAGCGGCCCCGTCCTCGGCGGGCTGGTCGCCGTGCTCGTCGCGCTCGGCGGCGGCCTCTACTACCTCTGGAACCGCGAATGAGCGTCATCGAACTCGACTCCGTGGTCAAGCGCTACGAGAGCGGCCCGGAGACCGTCGTCGCGCTGAAGGGCGTGGACTTCCACGCCGAGCGCGGCGAGATGGTCGTCGTCACCGGCCCGTCCGGGAGCGGGAAGAGCACGATGCTCAACATGATCGGCCTGCTCGACGCGCCGAGCGAGGGGACCGTCCACCTCGACGGCCGCGACGTCACGGACGCGAGCGAGGACGAACGCACCGAGGAGCGCCGCTCGGAGCTCGGGTTCGTCTTCCAGGACTTCCACCTCCTCCCGATGCTGAACGCCGTCGAGAACGTCGAACTCCCCTCGATGTGGGACACGGACGTCGACCGACACGAGCGCGCGATTGCCCTCCTGAAACGCGTCGGCCTCGGCGAGCGCCTCGATCACACCCCGGACGAGCTCTCCGGCGGCCAACAGCAGCGCGTCGCCATCGCGCGCTCGCTCATCAACGAACCGGACGTCCTCCTCGCGGACGAACCCACCGGCAACCTCGATCAGGCGACCGGCCGCACCATCCTCGACGAGATGGCGCGA carries:
- a CDS encoding ABC transporter ATP-binding protein, which translates into the protein MSVIELDSVVKRYESGPETVVALKGVDFHAERGEMVVVTGPSGSGKSTMLNMIGLLDAPSEGTVHLDGRDVTDASEDERTEERRSELGFVFQDFHLLPMLNAVENVELPSMWDTDVDRHERAIALLKRVGLGERLDHTPDELSGGQQQRVAIARSLINEPDVLLADEPTGNLDQATGRTILDEMARLKEEENIAIVAITHDEQMAAYADRVVRIVDGVVQ
- a CDS encoding CARDB domain-containing protein gives rise to the protein MRRTWRSAALAVLVVASALTGTVTAVSADQPDVQLSSVTVSPDDPTTGESVTVETTISNLASTNGTVDVTAVYLRKSGRSTEYGRTTDVGSIAPGSTLTVPLTASFDSAGEQRLTVHVTVRDADGEHTSYEYPVSVDVEDPVVKAGLSTTTNDSGQTTATLTNYGNVNFTDVTIETLADGDVLDSQYTFDVDPAESRSVAFDTEDYDADTVTFRASYTANGETHETTRTVALEHEVTGRIRLTGVEATQSGSTVTLDGDAANIGGTDVDSLLVSVQDSGSVAPSGGAGEYFVGSVDASEFATFELDASVSGDVTSIPVELTYLVDGERVTTTQSISVASTGGASTNQSAGASGAPSGMSGPPASSGSGGIAATLTSGPVLGGLVAVLVALGGGLYYLWNRE